A genomic stretch from Candidatus Nitrososphaera gargensis Ga9.2 includes:
- a CDS encoding transposase encodes MADKAYSSRRCYELATELQAIAFILFKKNATGKSFGSSTWSKMYSYFMLHREEFMKHYHQRSNIESTFSMIKKKFGPYVRSRDITAQKNEVLLKILCHNICVVNQEMHELGIQADFKTHE; translated from the coding sequence TTGGCAGACAAGGCTTATTCAAGCAGAAGGTGCTACGAGCTTGCAACGGAATTGCAGGCAATTGCCTTCATCCTGTTCAAAAAGAACGCTACCGGCAAGTCATTTGGCTCTAGCACGTGGAGTAAGATGTACAGCTATTTCATGCTTCATAGGGAAGAGTTCATGAAGCATTATCACCAGCGCAGCAATATAGAAAGCACTTTTTCTATGATCAAAAAGAAATTTGGTCCCTACGTTAGAAGCAGGGACATTACAGCACAAAAGAATGAAGTACTTCTAAAGATACTCTGCCACAATATTTGTGTGGTAAATCAGGAAATGCACGAGCTGGGAATACAGGCTGATTTTAAAACGCATGAATGA
- a CDS encoding 50S ribosomal protein L37e, giving the protein MTKGTTSMGKFTRKKTHIRCRRCGHNSYHKRGKRCAKCGYPDPRMRKYDWIKRQVI; this is encoded by the coding sequence ATGACGAAGGGCACTACTTCAATGGGCAAGTTCACCCGCAAAAAGACCCACATACGCTGCAGAAGGTGTGGTCACAACTCGTACCACAAGCGGGGCAAGAGATGCGCCAAGTGCGGCTACCCTGATCCTAGAATGCGCAAGTACGATTGGATTAAGCGGCAGGTTATTTGA
- a CDS encoding cupredoxin domain-containing protein has product MNNRKIVLLAGLSAAIIAGTVLVQPSIYAPASGSYNATTAANNDNNSTSTTTSDDSELTTFEEEAIKAGEEFEDNNTTATTSANATASNETSISNETTNMDQETSAAAATGDNKTIVLQGTVSSPGEEAGPFQIIDLLPPTLDGNIYTGWVSFTATKPILVAPLHTYNVANETLDPRFGELFVFPGIPNGTMIAPAITMPDYATQNEINSDIPMPKTYSATVPFTASGLSVGRLDGKQFLVSYTLYATVHLAETVDNVDSAITNQTQVKGIEAIIVSRAAFLNDTAYSPNPIEIKRGDTVTWVNKDFDQHTVTSGSFGEKDAGDEFDSGYMGPQTTFSHTFKQKGEFEYFCELHPNMGGVVKVE; this is encoded by the coding sequence ATGAACAACCGGAAAATAGTGTTGCTGGCCGGCCTCTCTGCAGCTATAATAGCGGGAACGGTTCTTGTCCAACCGTCCATCTACGCACCCGCGTCAGGAAGCTACAATGCAACCACCGCCGCCAACAACGACAATAACTCTACCTCCACCACTACCAGCGACGACAGCGAGCTGACCACGTTTGAAGAAGAGGCGATCAAAGCTGGAGAAGAGTTTGAAGATAATAATACTACTGCAACGACTTCAGCTAATGCGACAGCAAGCAATGAGACTTCGATAAGCAATGAAACCACCAACATGGACCAGGAAACAAGCGCAGCTGCTGCAACTGGCGATAATAAGACAATAGTCCTGCAAGGAACAGTGTCCTCGCCCGGCGAAGAAGCAGGTCCATTTCAGATCATAGATCTGCTGCCGCCAACTCTGGATGGCAACATATACACAGGCTGGGTCTCTTTCACGGCGACAAAGCCTATACTTGTTGCGCCACTGCACACCTATAATGTGGCAAACGAAACGCTCGACCCCCGCTTTGGAGAGCTGTTCGTGTTCCCCGGGATACCAAATGGTACCATGATAGCCCCTGCAATAACCATGCCAGATTATGCGACGCAGAATGAGATCAATTCAGACATACCGATGCCAAAGACCTACTCTGCAACCGTGCCGTTTACCGCCAGCGGGCTTTCAGTCGGCAGGCTCGATGGAAAGCAGTTCTTGGTATCATATACGCTGTATGCTACAGTACACCTCGCGGAGACAGTAGACAACGTCGACAGCGCGATAACGAACCAAACGCAAGTGAAAGGCATTGAAGCCATCATTGTGTCCAGAGCGGCGTTCCTGAACGATACCGCGTATTCGCCAAACCCGATCGAGATCAAAAGAGGCGACACGGTGACATGGGTCAACAAGGACTTTGACCAGCACACCGTGACATCTGGCAGCTTTGGCGAGAAAGACGCAGGTGACGAGTTCGACTCTGGCTACATGGGCCCGCAAACCACCTTTTCGCACACGTTTAAACAGAAAGGCGAGTTCGAATACTTTTGCGAGTTGCACCCCAACATGGGGGGAGTGGTAAAGGTAGAGTAA
- a CDS encoding diacylglycerol/lipid kinase family protein, producing MRAKQRAFDTALIVNPNSCSGLTGKNWDELYAKMEKIFGGRIKVAFSKKSGDGTVLARDMLRKGFDKVIAIGGDGTINEVANGFFEDTTGVRGHKLRLINPDAIMGVVPCGTRNVLVKSLGLPAGVVECCQNFVGGNPTKIDVIAISATNPDNGFRLRPRIFLNAAEIGVGAEIIDRSKKVRSKIKSRIVSTAAAIISTVPSYESNACDLFIDGRKKSTNMTMAVVANGKFLGGGFMAAPEASMSDGLLDLLVLKDSGSLKMLDEMANIKAGNYAGEDNILYSKAKKVLIKSMEREVTVTVDGEPIGILPATFQVFPKALTIVT from the coding sequence GTGCGCGCCAAGCAAAGGGCATTTGACACCGCCCTGATCGTCAATCCAAACTCGTGCAGCGGGCTGACAGGCAAGAACTGGGACGAGTTGTATGCAAAGATGGAGAAAATTTTTGGAGGCAGGATAAAAGTTGCCTTTAGTAAGAAATCAGGCGACGGGACAGTCCTTGCAAGAGACATGCTTCGCAAAGGGTTTGACAAGGTAATCGCCATCGGAGGCGACGGTACAATAAACGAGGTTGCAAACGGCTTTTTTGAAGACACAACAGGGGTGCGCGGCCACAAATTAAGGCTGATAAACCCAGACGCTATAATGGGTGTTGTGCCGTGCGGCACAAGGAATGTGCTTGTCAAGTCGCTCGGACTTCCAGCCGGCGTGGTAGAGTGCTGCCAGAATTTTGTTGGAGGCAATCCTACAAAAATAGATGTAATAGCAATCTCGGCGACAAATCCTGACAATGGCTTTCGTCTCCGGCCGCGGATTTTTCTAAATGCGGCAGAAATAGGCGTCGGGGCAGAAATTATTGACAGGTCCAAGAAGGTAAGGAGCAAGATAAAGAGCAGGATTGTATCAACGGCGGCAGCCATAATCAGCACTGTGCCGTCGTATGAGAGCAATGCGTGCGACCTGTTCATAGATGGGCGCAAAAAGTCTACAAACATGACTATGGCAGTGGTTGCGAATGGAAAATTCTTAGGTGGCGGCTTTATGGCTGCGCCTGAGGCCAGCATGTCTGATGGCCTGCTTGATCTTCTGGTATTGAAGGATTCTGGCAGCTTGAAGATGCTTGACGAGATGGCCAACATCAAGGCAGGCAATTATGCTGGCGAAGACAACATACTGTATTCGAAGGCAAAGAAAGTGTTGATAAAGTCGATGGAGAGAGAAGTGACAGTCACGGTAGACGGCGAGCCGATCGGCATTCTGCCGGCGACTTTTCAGGTGTTCCCAAAAGCGCTAACGATTGTAACCTAG
- a CDS encoding DDE-type integrase/transposase/recombinase: protein MARQVRGLAIVSIGSCIKRINKLHYKVKSQSSEETWYDVVRTYETGRGDSRQEGQWTCSCPDFLYRKIVCKHVYAVGFSKELRRRIVQQDVVQSPQLPIASQSVECPKCKLSDNIVKDGKRLNKSGAIQKYLCRSCNYRFIVNIGFEHSKKNPKIITVAIDLYFKGVSLRKVADHIKQFHNVKVDHTSILDWIHRFADEVAPFVDSMTPPHVSGICHVDEMMVHVRREKMEKGHYAWLWNLMDDTTRFWISSKISQRREVSDARAVFQDARIKTGEPKAIIHDGLPSYDKAYRQEYFRDRKHVKNIRSISVRNEGLNSRVERLNGTMRDREKVMRGMHSKESAQKIIEAMRIHYNYCREHSTLGKTPAERAGIKLNFETNRIESLIRYASNRGHESAN from the coding sequence ATGGCTAGACAGGTACGTGGCCTTGCTATCGTGTCCATTGGCAGCTGCATAAAGAGAATCAATAAATTGCACTACAAGGTAAAGTCGCAATCTTCCGAAGAGACATGGTACGACGTAGTAAGAACGTACGAAACAGGCAGAGGCGATTCGCGTCAAGAAGGTCAATGGACTTGTTCTTGTCCAGACTTTCTCTATCGGAAGATAGTCTGCAAACACGTCTATGCGGTTGGATTCTCGAAAGAGCTGCGCCGCAGAATTGTACAGCAAGATGTTGTACAGTCGCCGCAACTACCAATAGCTTCTCAATCTGTTGAATGTCCAAAGTGCAAGCTATCAGACAACATTGTAAAGGACGGTAAGCGACTTAATAAAAGCGGCGCAATTCAAAAGTATCTTTGCCGTAGCTGTAACTATCGATTTATCGTCAATATTGGCTTTGAGCACTCTAAGAAGAATCCCAAGATAATTACGGTAGCCATTGACCTTTACTTCAAAGGAGTATCGCTTAGGAAGGTAGCTGACCACATCAAGCAATTCCATAATGTCAAGGTTGATCATACATCGATATTGGATTGGATTCACAGATTTGCTGATGAGGTAGCTCCATTTGTCGATAGCATGACTCCGCCTCATGTAAGTGGGATTTGCCATGTAGATGAAATGATGGTGCATGTCAGAAGAGAAAAGATGGAAAAAGGTCACTATGCGTGGCTATGGAATCTGATGGATGATACAACTCGGTTCTGGATTAGCAGCAAGATTAGTCAACGTAGAGAAGTATCAGATGCTAGAGCAGTGTTTCAAGATGCAAGAATCAAAACAGGCGAACCAAAGGCGATCATCCATGACGGATTACCATCATATGACAAGGCATATCGACAGGAGTACTTTAGAGACAGAAAGCATGTCAAGAACATTCGCTCTATATCAGTACGTAACGAAGGTCTTAACTCCAGAGTTGAAAGACTCAATGGCACAATGAGAGATAGGGAAAAGGTAATGCGCGGTATGCACTCTAAGGAGTCCGCACAAAAAATAATTGAAGCGATGAGGATTCATTACAACTACTGCCGTGAACATTCGACTCTAGGAAAGACACCAGCAGAACGAGCAGGTATAAAACTTAACTTTGAAACGAACAGGATTGAATCTCTCATACGCTATGCTAGCAACAGGGGGCATGAGAGTGCTAATTGA
- a CDS encoding AbrB/MazE/SpoVT family DNA-binding domain-containing protein yields MPFEPKVKLGKVGNSFKVTIPSEMIQDLGWKEGDFLRIGLDDNSLTIRKEIAAKN; encoded by the coding sequence ATGCCATTTGAGCCTAAAGTGAAGCTAGGCAAGGTCGGAAATAGCTTCAAAGTCACGATACCTAGTGAGATGATTCAAGATTTAGGATGGAAAGAGGGCGACTTTCTCAGGATAGGCTTAGATGACAATTCCCTTACAATCCGAAAAGAAATCGCAGCTAAGAACTAG
- a CDS encoding formyltetrahydrofolate deformylase, producing the protein MAAARGKTIIEVTVVGPDRKGVVADITNFIFRNGGNIEKINQNVVRGLFGMQLEASFAEIDRKQLDDGLKQLSKKLSMEIKVHYQEPDRLQNVAIFVSKEPHCLAKLLEAKKKGEIKANIPVVIGSDTTLKPMADEVGIPFHAVAHIDQAEAENKILQLIDQYNIDLIVLARYMRILTPNFVWRYPNRIINIHPSLLPAFPGAYAYVQAYERGAKIVGCTAHFVTEDLDQGPIISQESFKVSKGDTLDTIKKKGQEMEAATLLEAVRLYLENKLEVYWGKVYVKDDERTKK; encoded by the coding sequence ATGGCTGCCGCCAGAGGCAAGACGATAATCGAGGTCACGGTAGTGGGGCCCGATAGAAAAGGGGTTGTTGCAGATATTACCAACTTTATCTTCAGGAACGGCGGCAACATTGAAAAGATAAACCAGAATGTCGTCCGCGGCCTCTTTGGCATGCAACTTGAAGCGTCATTTGCAGAAATCGATAGGAAGCAGCTGGACGACGGCCTGAAGCAGTTGTCCAAAAAGCTATCGATGGAGATCAAGGTTCACTACCAAGAGCCGGACAGGCTCCAGAATGTCGCAATCTTTGTGAGCAAGGAGCCACACTGCCTTGCGAAATTGCTCGAAGCGAAGAAGAAAGGCGAGATTAAGGCCAACATTCCTGTCGTCATTGGGAGCGACACTACGCTCAAACCAATGGCAGACGAGGTCGGCATACCATTCCACGCCGTTGCCCATATCGACCAAGCAGAAGCAGAGAACAAAATCCTGCAACTGATCGATCAGTATAACATCGACTTGATAGTTCTTGCAAGGTACATGCGCATCCTGACCCCAAACTTTGTCTGGCGCTACCCGAACCGAATAATCAATATCCACCCGTCGCTCTTGCCTGCGTTCCCTGGTGCATACGCCTACGTGCAGGCTTATGAGCGAGGTGCAAAAATAGTGGGCTGCACCGCGCACTTTGTCACAGAGGATCTGGATCAGGGTCCGATCATAAGCCAAGAATCGTTCAAGGTATCAAAGGGCGACACGCTTGATACGATAAAGAAGAAAGGTCAAGAGATGGAGGCCGCGACCCTGCTTGAGGCAGTAAGGCTTTACCTTGAAAACAAGCTCGAAGTGTACTGGGGCAAGGTCTACGTCAAGGACGATGAGAGAACCAAAAAGTAG
- a CDS encoding LSM domain-containing protein, with product MSVDMAVKVLDESLGKVVLIKLKGGKVIRGNLHGFDQHMNLLLEDSVEILEEGKSNDLGTIVVRGDNVVIISPPPK from the coding sequence ATGTCAGTAGATATGGCGGTAAAGGTTCTCGATGAGAGCCTTGGAAAGGTTGTGCTTATCAAATTGAAGGGTGGCAAAGTGATCAGGGGTAACCTCCACGGTTTCGATCAACACATGAACCTATTGCTTGAAGACTCGGTCGAAATACTCGAAGAGGGCAAATCAAACGACCTTGGCACCATCGTTGTCAGAGGGGACAACGTGGTGATCATTTCACCACCTCCAAAGTAG
- a CDS encoding creatininase family protein, translating into MSVPVFGMSEHDFRSALKKTKRAIIPVGSLEQHGSHLPVSTDSLIVEYIARLAAEKVGAFVLPVISYGISFEHKPMFNVSLRNSTLSTMICDACISLAENRIKEIIILNGHHGNMGALQYIAQELHGRLPRDVRVHTIHYWHMMKSEFDHAGEVETSLVLAIAPELVRMDRALPNSKKLSKSKAAYSSITNTPGSFPKITGNGVWGDPRKATAAKGEKWIKEVTAGLAKTITELG; encoded by the coding sequence ATGTCAGTGCCTGTATTTGGCATGAGTGAGCATGACTTTAGGAGCGCGCTCAAAAAAACCAAGCGGGCGATAATCCCTGTGGGATCGCTCGAGCAGCACGGCAGTCATCTGCCGGTATCGACCGACTCGCTCATCGTCGAGTACATTGCAAGGCTGGCCGCGGAGAAGGTTGGCGCGTTTGTCCTACCGGTAATCTCATACGGTATTTCATTTGAGCACAAGCCAATGTTCAACGTGTCGCTCCGCAATTCGACGCTTTCAACCATGATCTGCGACGCCTGTATTTCTCTTGCTGAAAATAGAATAAAGGAGATAATAATCCTAAATGGCCATCATGGCAACATGGGCGCGTTGCAGTATATAGCGCAGGAGCTTCATGGCAGGCTACCAAGGGATGTTCGAGTGCATACCATACATTACTGGCACATGATGAAGAGTGAATTTGACCATGCCGGCGAAGTTGAAACATCGCTTGTCTTGGCAATCGCGCCGGAACTTGTCAGGATGGACAGGGCATTGCCAAACTCTAAAAAGCTATCAAAGTCAAAGGCTGCGTACAGCAGCATCACCAACACTCCTGGATCGTTTCCAAAAATAACTGGCAATGGTGTATGGGGCGACCCTAGGAAGGCCACGGCTGCAAAGGGCGAAAAGTGGATAAAAGAGGTCACTGCCGGGCTGGCCAAGACGATAACTGAGCTTGGCTGA
- a CDS encoding proteasome assembly chaperone family protein, with translation MSVREIKFVYSSPDRPKLRSPHLVCGFPGSGYVGKLAVDHLIQELPAKHLVDIYSSSFPPQIMIRTDGTADLMKNSIFWWQGEEGQGGTDLLLLTGDSQPSNPDSEYALAEEVLGIAAQFGTQQVFTLAAYITGVFVDKPKVFGTATDLETVKEFVAHNISTMDSGSITGMNGLIIGIAKLRDMKGICLLGETSGYVVDAKASKAVLETLLGIIDIKVDMTNLEKRAKDTEMLIHTIEQQMLASRGGGGKSLEGQQPPQKPRDTGYIS, from the coding sequence GTGTCCGTTCGAGAGATCAAGTTTGTGTATTCTTCTCCAGACCGGCCCAAGCTCAGGTCGCCCCACCTTGTGTGCGGCTTTCCGGGCAGCGGCTACGTTGGCAAGCTGGCAGTCGACCATTTGATACAAGAGCTGCCTGCAAAGCACCTTGTCGATATCTACTCTAGCTCGTTTCCACCGCAGATCATGATCAGGACCGACGGCACGGCCGACCTGATGAAGAACAGCATTTTCTGGTGGCAGGGAGAAGAAGGTCAAGGAGGAACCGACTTGCTGTTGCTGACAGGCGACTCGCAGCCGTCAAACCCCGACTCGGAATACGCGCTGGCAGAAGAGGTGTTGGGAATAGCGGCGCAGTTTGGCACACAGCAGGTGTTTACACTTGCCGCTTATATCACCGGCGTTTTTGTCGACAAGCCCAAAGTCTTTGGCACCGCTACCGATCTGGAAACTGTCAAAGAGTTCGTAGCGCACAACATTTCAACGATGGATAGTGGGAGCATAACTGGCATGAACGGGCTCATAATCGGCATTGCAAAGCTGCGCGATATGAAGGGAATATGCCTGCTTGGCGAAACATCAGGCTACGTGGTTGATGCCAAGGCGTCAAAAGCCGTGCTTGAGACCCTGCTTGGGATAATTGACATCAAGGTAGACATGACGAATTTGGAAAAACGCGCAAAAGACACTGAAATGCTGATCCACACAATAGAGCAACAGATGCTTGCCAGCAGAGGAGGTGGCGGCAAGTCGCTTGAAGGCCAGCAGCCGCCGCAAAAGCCGCGGGATACTGGCTACATCAGCTAG
- a CDS encoding single stranded DNA-binding domain-containing protein, whose translation MKISELKAGMRNVSVVAKVESVGEPRTVNLKAGGTNTVADAIISDESGKIKLSLWGDDINKIQAGDRISIENGYINTFKGENSLSVGKFGKMTKL comes from the coding sequence ATGAAGATAAGCGAGCTTAAGGCTGGAATGCGCAACGTAAGTGTTGTAGCCAAGGTAGAGAGCGTGGGCGAGCCCCGCACAGTCAACCTGAAGGCAGGAGGCACCAACACGGTAGCCGATGCGATAATCTCCGACGAATCTGGAAAGATCAAGCTTTCGCTGTGGGGCGACGACATCAACAAGATACAGGCAGGCGACAGGATCTCTATAGAGAACGGCTACATCAACACTTTCAAGGGCGAAAACAGTCTCAGCGTCGGCAAGTTCGGCAAGATGACAAAGCTCTAG
- a CDS encoding Eco57I restriction-modification methylase domain-containing protein has product MALTGRMGENTCNAILTEQLNKKGLRASFERHFTTLEGIKKPDIFIESDGYYFIEGKQSPQAQLIHAVSKAHIYKETIKSNIRAKGVFAVVYPQKCEGPCEAAILLDRPPYYIEYRAESLENLSDWIKAFVERPEAPREINTADAIRLLNQAVDSMVYSFTKLEISEINDIFGGKTFFESVLGYEQEKDVPKQHLRTAAAYLLVNQIMFYQVLARETNDYDVLDSEKITKPAELKNTYFAKVLLKDYKPIFDFDIASKLKDEESLEAIKTTINVVNALSPEKHGHDILGKIFHNLIPLDIRKVVAAYFTKSEAGDLLANLSIDSANSTVIDPACGSGTLLVSSYRRKKDLILADGEQFTAKVHRAFAEQQITGVDIMPFAAHLAAVHIALQSPLYYTDNLRIAIHDSTGLTPGETIDAAQQTLKEYFKTGKITDYIGENIDTSSRKIVKGVVKMAETPTKPMEIEKVDVVIMNPPFTSQTRIPSDYKRSLDRKFVDYQKYSHGQLGLHGYFIFLGDKLLDKNGKLAMVLPATILRLQSTEGVRKLLFNNYHVSHIITTMQKAAFSENASFREILLIATKGKHFKQDENVTRLKNKICAVVSLREIPRSSDDAVKVARAIRARTAKMKAGDLVTTDLFTIKTIDQEELQGLTKNAFVLMAFSDWKVSDIWLQIVKVGKPKMDNLENCLANVKGGIVRGIEIESKDEVSVLSTFISRTEERALKSGDVWVLKKEKLNSVLAENKVTHVQVEIPKKVLKFGIRRLTGISTIDITDKLDFVVIDKFEDIDSFFGHQFKSFAKLDKWRRYVESRVANLTVNRRFNISAPGTNLLSFFTSEDATPAKIMWCIQNIRINDAKILCLWFNSTINIIQVLAQRSETEGAFLELSEYMLAEFSVLDPSKLREAEREELIKVFDEIKKSELPSILEQLKNEHPARQKIDRTILKVLGFNGRQIDEILAYLYPALTKEITRLKSLMGA; this is encoded by the coding sequence ATGGCATTAACTGGAAGAATGGGTGAAAACACATGTAACGCCATTCTTACAGAACAACTTAACAAGAAAGGTTTACGCGCATCATTTGAAAGACATTTTACAACTTTAGAGGGAATTAAAAAACCTGATATTTTTATTGAAAGCGATGGATATTATTTCATAGAGGGGAAGCAAAGCCCACAGGCTCAACTTATTCACGCAGTCAGCAAAGCCCACATTTACAAAGAGACAATAAAATCTAACATCCGCGCAAAAGGCGTCTTTGCCGTAGTTTATCCCCAAAAATGTGAAGGTCCATGTGAAGCAGCTATTCTATTAGATAGACCACCTTACTATATTGAGTACAGGGCAGAGTCTCTTGAGAATTTGTCAGATTGGATAAAAGCCTTTGTTGAGCGGCCAGAAGCTCCTAGAGAAATTAACACAGCCGATGCGATAAGGCTCTTAAATCAAGCAGTTGATTCGATGGTATACAGTTTTACAAAATTAGAGATTAGCGAGATAAACGACATCTTTGGAGGGAAGACTTTCTTTGAAAGTGTACTTGGTTATGAACAAGAAAAAGATGTTCCAAAACAACATCTGCGCACTGCAGCGGCATACTTGCTTGTCAACCAGATAATGTTCTATCAAGTATTAGCTAGAGAGACTAACGATTATGATGTGCTCGATTCAGAGAAGATAACCAAACCGGCTGAACTGAAAAACACCTACTTTGCCAAAGTTCTTCTAAAAGATTACAAGCCAATTTTTGATTTTGATATTGCCTCGAAACTGAAAGACGAGGAGTCGCTTGAAGCAATAAAGACTACAATTAATGTCGTGAATGCACTATCGCCAGAGAAACACGGTCATGACATACTAGGGAAGATATTCCACAATCTCATACCCCTAGACATTAGAAAAGTAGTAGCAGCTTATTTCACTAAAAGCGAAGCAGGGGATTTGCTCGCAAACCTCTCTATCGATTCTGCGAATTCGACTGTAATCGACCCGGCCTGTGGCAGTGGGACTCTTTTGGTCTCATCGTATCGAAGAAAAAAAGATCTCATACTTGCTGATGGCGAACAATTCACTGCAAAAGTCCATAGGGCCTTTGCAGAGCAGCAAATAACAGGCGTAGACATCATGCCATTTGCCGCGCATTTGGCCGCTGTCCATATCGCGCTCCAATCACCACTATACTATACAGACAATCTGAGGATTGCAATACACGATTCGACTGGATTAACTCCGGGCGAGACAATTGATGCTGCCCAGCAGACCTTAAAGGAATATTTCAAGACAGGAAAGATCACCGACTATATTGGAGAAAACATTGATACTTCAAGCAGAAAAATAGTTAAGGGGGTGGTCAAGATGGCAGAGACCCCAACGAAACCAATGGAGATTGAGAAGGTCGATGTTGTTATAATGAATCCACCTTTCACTAGCCAAACGAGAATACCCTCAGATTACAAGCGGAGTCTTGATAGAAAATTTGTTGATTACCAAAAATATTCTCACGGCCAACTCGGACTGCATGGATACTTCATCTTCCTAGGTGACAAGCTCCTTGACAAGAATGGAAAATTGGCAATGGTCTTGCCAGCAACAATTCTGAGGTTACAATCTACAGAGGGAGTAAGAAAATTACTTTTCAACAATTATCATGTAAGTCATATTATAACAACTATGCAAAAGGCAGCATTTTCAGAGAATGCCTCATTTAGAGAGATATTACTGATAGCAACGAAGGGCAAGCATTTCAAACAAGATGAGAACGTTACACGTTTAAAGAATAAGATATGTGCGGTGGTAAGTCTAAGAGAGATTCCCCGATCATCCGATGACGCGGTAAAGGTTGCCCGCGCTATTAGAGCTAGAACTGCAAAGATGAAGGCTGGCGACCTTGTAACCACCGACCTTTTTACAATCAAAACTATCGACCAAGAAGAATTGCAAGGTTTAACGAAGAACGCTTTTGTCCTTATGGCGTTCTCAGACTGGAAGGTCTCTGACATTTGGCTCCAAATCGTAAAAGTAGGAAAACCGAAAATGGACAATCTTGAGAACTGCCTAGCAAACGTAAAAGGCGGGATCGTCAGGGGTATTGAGATTGAATCAAAGGATGAGGTATCTGTCCTCTCTACATTTATCTCAAGAACGGAGGAAAGAGCTCTCAAGAGTGGTGATGTTTGGGTTCTGAAAAAGGAGAAGCTCAATTCTGTACTAGCAGAGAATAAGGTAACCCATGTCCAAGTCGAAATACCCAAAAAAGTACTAAAGTTTGGAATAAGGAGGTTAACCGGCATTTCTACCATTGATATTACAGACAAATTGGATTTTGTTGTCATTGACAAGTTTGAAGATATTGATAGTTTTTTTGGCCATCAGTTCAAGTCGTTTGCAAAGCTAGACAAATGGAGAAGGTATGTTGAGAGCAGAGTTGCTAATCTCACTGTAAACAGAAGATTTAACATATCTGCACCGGGAACTAACCTCTTGAGCTTCTTCACTTCAGAAGATGCAACACCGGCAAAAATAATGTGGTGTATTCAGAATATTCGCATCAATGATGCGAAAATCCTTTGTCTTTGGTTCAACAGCACAATCAATATCATCCAAGTCCTTGCCCAAAGATCAGAGACAGAAGGAGCGTTTCTGGAATTATCCGAATACATGCTTGCAGAATTTAGCGTATTGGATCCTTCCAAGTTAAGAGAAGCTGAAAGGGAAGAACTGATCAAAGTATTTGATGAAATCAAAAAGTCTGAATTGCCGTCAATTCTTGAACAGTTGAAGAATGAACATCCTGCAAGGCAAAAAATTGATAGAACTATACTGAAGGTTCTAGGATTCAATGGCAGGCAAATAGACGAGATACTTGCATACCTTTATCCTGCATTAACAAAAGAAATTACACGTTTGAAATCTTTGATGGGGGCATAA
- a CDS encoding winged helix-turn-helix domain-containing protein, whose product MKYRSRTEIASRILESATGGVTKTKIMYKAFLSYAQLKEYLTVLEENGLLAYDKGEQTYKTTQKGLHFLNITNSLQGMMEGIPTTQGLKK is encoded by the coding sequence ATGAAATATAGAAGTAGGACCGAAATCGCTTCGCGAATTCTGGAGTCGGCTACTGGCGGCGTTACAAAGACCAAGATAATGTACAAAGCGTTCTTATCGTACGCCCAGCTGAAAGAGTACCTTACAGTGCTTGAAGAAAATGGATTGCTGGCATACGACAAGGGTGAACAGACATACAAGACCACACAGAAGGGTTTGCACTTTCTCAATATCACTAACTCGCTGCAGGGCATGATGGAAGGAATTCCAACCACTCAGGGGCTAAAGAAGTAA